A window of Cellulomonas fimi contains these coding sequences:
- a CDS encoding NAD+ synthase yields the protein MTRPRIALAQIDTCVGDVDGNAAAVVTWARKAADAGADLVVFPEMTLTGYPIEDLALRASFRRGAEAALERTAADLVGAGLGELAVLVGTVGEHGAGDAAAPDDRGLPTNQAVLLRHGKVQTRYDKHHLPNYGVFDEFRIFAPGDETCVVDVADARVGVVICEDIWQDGGPVAQMDENDVDLLVVLNGSPYEEGKGHVRVELAARRAREVDAPVAYVNLVGGQDDLVFDGGSFVVGVDGTVLASAPQFVEHLLVWDLPEPGAAPEAGELAAPLEPDEEVYRAIVTGLAGYVRKNGFRSVLLGVSGGIDSALTAAIAADAIGGEHVVGVSMPSAFSSDHSKDDAADLARRIGADYRVQPIASVVEAFQEHLALTGVAEENLQARVRGVLLMAISNREGHLVIAPGNKSELATGYATIYDAGSIGGFAPLKDVDKSRVWALARWRNAYAVARGETPPIPESSITKPPSAELRPGQLDQDSLPPYDLLDEVLDAYVEHAEGRAELLARGFDPAVVDKVVTLVDRAEWKRRQYPLGPKVTALAFGRDRRLPVTSRWREP from the coding sequence ATGACGAGGCCGCGTATCGCCCTGGCCCAGATCGACACGTGCGTCGGGGACGTCGACGGCAACGCCGCCGCCGTCGTCACGTGGGCGCGCAAGGCCGCGGACGCGGGTGCGGACCTCGTCGTGTTCCCCGAGATGACCCTCACCGGCTACCCGATCGAGGACCTCGCGCTGCGCGCGTCGTTCCGGCGCGGTGCCGAGGCCGCGCTCGAGCGGACCGCCGCGGACCTCGTCGGCGCGGGGCTCGGCGAGCTCGCGGTGCTCGTGGGCACGGTCGGCGAGCACGGCGCGGGCGACGCGGCCGCCCCGGACGACCGCGGGCTCCCCACCAACCAGGCGGTGCTGCTGCGGCACGGCAAGGTGCAGACGCGGTACGACAAGCACCACCTGCCGAACTACGGCGTGTTCGACGAGTTCCGCATCTTCGCCCCCGGTGACGAGACGTGCGTGGTCGACGTCGCGGACGCGCGCGTCGGCGTCGTCATCTGCGAGGACATCTGGCAGGACGGCGGCCCGGTCGCGCAGATGGACGAGAACGACGTCGACCTGCTCGTCGTGCTGAACGGCTCGCCGTACGAGGAGGGCAAGGGGCACGTCCGCGTCGAGCTCGCCGCCCGGCGCGCGCGCGAGGTCGACGCGCCCGTCGCGTACGTCAACCTCGTCGGGGGTCAGGACGACCTCGTGTTCGACGGGGGCTCGTTCGTGGTCGGCGTCGACGGGACCGTGCTCGCGAGCGCGCCGCAGTTCGTCGAGCACCTGCTGGTCTGGGACCTTCCCGAGCCCGGCGCCGCCCCGGAGGCCGGCGAGCTCGCCGCGCCGCTGGAGCCCGACGAGGAGGTCTACCGGGCGATCGTCACCGGGCTCGCGGGGTACGTCCGCAAGAACGGGTTCCGGTCGGTGCTCCTCGGCGTGTCGGGCGGGATCGACTCGGCGCTGACCGCGGCGATCGCGGCCGACGCGATCGGGGGCGAGCACGTCGTCGGCGTGTCCATGCCGTCGGCGTTCTCCTCGGACCACAGCAAGGACGACGCGGCCGACCTCGCCCGACGGATCGGTGCCGACTACCGCGTGCAGCCCATCGCGTCGGTCGTCGAGGCGTTCCAGGAGCACCTCGCGCTCACCGGCGTCGCGGAGGAGAACCTGCAGGCGCGCGTGCGCGGCGTGCTGCTCATGGCGATCTCGAACCGCGAGGGCCACCTCGTCATCGCGCCCGGCAACAAGTCGGAGCTCGCGACGGGCTACGCGACGATCTACGACGCGGGCAGCATCGGCGGGTTCGCGCCGCTCAAGGACGTCGACAAGTCCCGCGTGTGGGCGCTGGCCCGCTGGCGCAACGCCTACGCCGTCGCGCGCGGCGAGACGCCCCCGATCCCGGAGTCGTCGATCACCAAGCCGCCGTCCGCCGAGCTGCGCCCGGGCCAGCTCGACCAGGACTCGCTGCCGCCGTACGACCTGCTCGACGAGGTGCTCGACGCGTACGTCGAGCACGCCGAGGGCCGTGCCGAGCTGCTGGCCCGCGGGTTCGACCCGGCCGTCGTCGACAAGGTCGTCACGCTCGTCGACCGCGCCGAGTGGAAGCGCCGGCAGTACCCCCTCGGCCCCAAGGTGACGGCGCTCGCGTTCGGGCGCGACCGCCGCCTGCCCGTGACGTCGCGGTGGCGCGAGCCCTGA
- a CDS encoding glutamine synthetase family protein encodes MDRQQEFVLRTVEERDIRFIRLWFTDVLGILKSVAVAPAELENAFSEGIGFDGSAIEGLTRVYEADMIARPDPSTFQVLPWRGERHGTARMFCDLLTPDGAPSLADSRHVLKRALSRASDQGFTFYTHPEVEFYLFEAPADPAQALVPVDQGGYFDHVPRGTAHDFRRAAITMLESMGISVEFSHHEAGPGQNEIDLRYADALTTADNIMTFRTVVKEVALEQGVFASFMPKPLADQPGSGMHTHLSLFEGDRNAFHEPGGHLELSKTARSFIAGLLTHAAEITAVTNQFVNSYKRLWGGAEAPSYVCWGHNNRSALVRVPLYKPGKGNSSRIEYRSVDSATNPYLAFAVILAAGLKGIEQGYELPEGAEDDVWELTDAERRALGIDPLPQSLDAAIAVMEKSELVAETLGEHVFDYFLRNKRQEWEEYRAQVTPYELRRFLPVL; translated from the coding sequence ATGGACAGGCAGCAGGAGTTCGTGCTCCGCACGGTCGAGGAGCGGGACATCCGCTTCATCCGCCTCTGGTTCACCGACGTGCTCGGGATCCTCAAGTCCGTCGCGGTCGCGCCGGCCGAGCTCGAGAACGCGTTCTCCGAGGGGATCGGCTTCGACGGCAGCGCGATCGAGGGCCTCACGCGCGTGTACGAGGCCGACATGATCGCGCGCCCCGACCCGTCGACGTTCCAGGTGCTGCCCTGGCGCGGTGAGCGGCACGGCACCGCCCGCATGTTCTGCGACCTGCTGACGCCCGACGGCGCCCCGTCGCTCGCGGACTCCCGCCACGTCCTCAAGCGCGCGCTGTCCCGCGCGAGCGACCAGGGGTTCACCTTCTACACGCACCCCGAGGTCGAGTTCTACCTGTTCGAGGCCCCGGCGGACCCGGCGCAGGCGCTCGTCCCCGTGGACCAGGGCGGCTACTTCGACCACGTGCCGCGCGGTACCGCGCACGACTTCCGCCGCGCCGCGATCACGATGCTCGAGTCCATGGGCATCTCGGTCGAGTTCTCGCACCACGAGGCCGGCCCGGGCCAGAACGAGATCGACCTGCGCTACGCCGACGCGCTGACGACGGCCGACAACATCATGACGTTCCGCACGGTCGTCAAGGAGGTCGCGCTCGAGCAGGGCGTCTTCGCGTCGTTCATGCCCAAGCCGCTCGCCGACCAGCCGGGCTCGGGCATGCACACGCACCTGTCGCTGTTCGAGGGCGACCGCAACGCGTTCCACGAGCCGGGCGGCCACCTCGAGCTGTCGAAGACCGCGCGCTCGTTCATCGCGGGCCTGCTCACGCACGCCGCCGAGATCACCGCCGTGACGAACCAGTTCGTCAACTCCTACAAGCGCCTGTGGGGCGGTGCCGAGGCGCCGAGCTACGTGTGCTGGGGCCACAACAACCGCTCCGCGCTCGTGCGCGTCCCGCTCTACAAGCCGGGCAAGGGCAACTCGAGCCGCATCGAGTACCGCTCGGTCGACTCCGCGACCAACCCCTACCTGGCGTTCGCGGTCATCCTCGCCGCGGGCCTCAAGGGCATCGAGCAGGGCTACGAGCTGCCCGAGGGCGCCGAGGACGACGTGTGGGAGCTCACGGACGCCGAGCGTCGCGCGCTCGGCATCGACCCGCTGCCGCAGTCGCTCGACGCCGCGATCGCCGTGATGGAGAAGTCCGAGCTCGTCGCCGAGACGCTCGGCGAGCACGTCTTCGACTACTTCCTGCGCAACAAGCGCCAGGAGTGGGAGGAGTACCGGGCACAGGTCACGCCGTACGAGCTGCGGCGGTTCCTGCCGGTCCTGTGA